The sequence TATCCGATCGGAGAATTGAATTTATCGGCTCCATTCGACAATTATTTGTTCGGCCTCGATATATGGGGTAAAAACATTAAGGAATATACGGATTATGCATATTTCAACACTTCGGGCGTCTCTTTGAAAAACGATTTCTTCGTGAGTCCGAATTCCGATTTCCTGCCCGGCACTTCCGTAGGTCTCGGCGGATTATACGAACGGTTTTCTTATAGGTATTTCGGAGCCGCAACCCCCGACTCCCTGAGTGAAAATGACTTGATGAATTTTAATTTTAGCGTACGGAATAAATTCATTCGCAAATTCAACTTCGACTTTGATTTTAACGGCAGACAATTCAGACATAACAATTTCGACCTGAACGAAAAGTTGTTCTCCGGGAAAGCCGAAATGTCCGTTAACTTTTCTCTTTTTTCTTTGGGCGGCGGCGCAAGTATAAAAAGGCAAATGACAGACCATACGAATATTAATTTCCGCGAAAATTTTTATTCCTTTACCGGTTTTATAAAATTATATTCATTGTCCGACCTAATTGTAACAGGCGGAATTACGTACAGTTCCGACGAAGATAATTCATCTTTATATCCGTTTGTGGCGTTGAATTACAAAATTGACGAAGGTCTCTCGGCGTACGCCGAATATAAACCTCGAGTCGAATTTATCGACCTCTATTCCCTTTACAAACAAAATCCGTATTTGAAAAATAATTTCATCGGCAACATCTTTCTTAAGAACAAATCGGCTTTCAAAGCGGGCATCAATTACGGAATTACGGATATTCTTACGGCAGGCGTCTGGACAGAATATAAGGCGTCCGATAATTACTACTATTTTCTCGACAATGAGCAAACGGGCTTTTACAACCTCTTTACGGAAAATGATGTTAAAACATATTCCGGCGGTGTTGAGTTAATATTGAAATCTCAGATTCCGGGTTATCTCAATCTCAAAGCAGGCTACTATAAAATTAAGAACTCCGCAGGTATGATAATTCCGTTTCAGCCGGAAATTAGATTCGACGCGACATACATGAAAGAAATTACAAATAATTTTAACATTGTCTTGTCATATAGATTTATGAAGGGAGCTTATACCGATTTAACCAATACGGATATTCTTCCGGACTACCATAATTTGTCGTTTAAAATAGAATATAAAATGTTTGATAATTTATATTTCTGGACGGATTTTCAAAACATCCTGAATAAAAGTAATTTTGTGTATCCGAATTATCGGGAAAAGCCGTTTGATCTGATAGGGGGTGCAACTTACAGATGGTAAAAGAGGATTTGTTATGACTATTGACGAATTGAAAAAGAAAATATCAAGTACGCTGGGCGTTTCCTCGAGTGAAACCGAACTGGCTTTTACGATTTTTGTTAAGAAGCTTGCCGAGCAGCTTGCACCCGGATTGACAATCAAAGTTCCCGGAGTTGGTTTCTTTCAATTGAAGAAAAATGACGCGGAGGACAAAGCGGATGAAATTCTTTTTTCTCCCTTGAGAGAAAGTTTATCCGACAAAGTTACGTTCGTTTCTATCGAGACGCCTCTGAATTTTTACGAAGAGCCCTCAGAGGACACTGAGACATTCAGTATCGGAGTCGGCAAACCGGTACTCCCTATCGGCGAAGAAGCAGAGCAGGACGCCGAAGCGTCTTTTATAGTATTCAAAAAATTAATTGAAGAGCGTACGAACGACCTCCTCTCCGAATCGGAACGGATACCCGATGCTAATATTTGGGACGAGTATTATAAAAGTGAAAAATCCGAGCCGAAGTCTGACCTTAAAACGGAATTATCGGAACTAACCGCCGACCTTCATTTTGACGAAGATCAGGTTTCCGAAGACATAGTTAATAATATAATCGACGATCGGGACACCGATGCTAATGCCGAAGATACGGAAGAGGAAGGCGATTTAACTCCAAGTAAATTGCTGGAAGATTACGAAACGTTCGAAACTACCGAATTGACCGAGAGGGAAGAAAATGCCGACGAAAACGAAGATGAATTCGGTCTGGAATATTTGCTAGAAAATCTGGACTCTGAGGCGGCTGAAGGAAATCCCGACAACGAGGAAATTCCCGAGGCGAAAGATACTGGCGAATTAGAAATAAAGGACGAAAAAGCGCATGATGAGATTGCGGAAAAAGTTGATGGAGAAGTCGATCTGAGCGAAACCGTTGATGAAACTCCGGAAGAACAGAATGAAGAAGCGGGAACGGACGAAGAAGAAACGCAGAATATGCTGGAAGATGAAGACGAGGATAATAAAGGAAAAGATGAAACCGCGGAAATAGAAATTGAATTGGGTAAACATCGCAAAAAGGATTTGGAAGACTTTGAAGAACGAATCGAGGTTGAAGATACGCACGAGACGGTGGACGTAGATGTCGAAGACGATGACGAATTCCTGGGACTCAGAAAAAAATACAGGAAAATACCGAGTGGAATTGGGGCGATGAATTGAAAGAGGAACTTGAAAATTATGACGACACGGAATTTGAGGAAGAAATGGAAGATGTGCGTGATGAAGATATTCTCAAATCGCCTCGACCCGTTTCCGAAAATCTGTTTGAAAAACTGGAAACCACTATAAAAGAAGAACTTCAGGAAGAAAGAATTTCCACAAAATATGAATTCGTCGAACAAAACGAAGAAAAACACTTTAACGCTTCTACTCGAAGCACATATGAAGAAGAACAGAAAATAGAGGATGAAGGTAAAACAGGATATTTTAAATACGGAATAATCGGTTTGTTCATTTTGATAATGTTTGTCGGTGTGATTTATCTGTTTTTCAACGGCGGCGAGAAAACTGAGCCTGAGATAAACGCCGGTCAACAGAACGCTTCTGTTGCGCAAGAACATAATAATTCCGAAATAGCGTCGCTGGCAGAAGAACAAAACGAAAATTTAATCGAAAATATACCTCCGGTAATCGAGGACGATTTCCCAAGGGTTGCAAAACTTGAGGATAAAACGAATAAATCCGCATCTTCAACTCCGGGACAAACCGTTAATAACGCCGGTTTGTATATAAATCCGGCTAACGACATACGCGTATTTAAAACCATTTTTACCGACGGTTCAAAATACTACGTACAGGCGTCGTCCTGGAGAAACGAAACCAAAGCGATTAACGAAGTGAGCAACTGGAAAAGGAAAGGGTATAACGCGTATATAATGAAAGTAAATATTCCCGAAAAAGGAGGGCTTTGGTTCAGAGTACGCGTCGGTCCTTTTGGAAGCGAATCGGAAGCGCGTAAATTTTACGAACAAAATTTTTAATAATCTAACGGAAGGCAGTTATGGATTTACTCTCAATTTTTTTGAAAGGCGGCTGGATTATGTATTTAATCCTGGCTTGCTCTTTGATTGCTGTTGCTATTATTATTGAAAAATTTATTGTCCTTAAAAAAGCAAAAGTAAATGTGGCCGCTTTTTTGGTCAGGATTAGAACCCTGCTGAAAAAGAAAGATATCGACGGCGCCATAGCGCTATGTATTGCCGAAAGAACTCCGGTCTCGAATATCGTAAAAAAAGGATTAAAAAAATACAGGCACGGACATCAACGCGTAGTTGAAGCAATCGAAAGCGCTGGCAGACAGGAAATAGCCAAGCTTGAAAAAGGTTTGCCAATTTTGGCGTCGATATCGGGTATAGCCCCTCTGCTCGGATTTTTGGGCACTGTTACCGGTATGATTACAGCATTCATGAAAATTCAGGAATTGCAGGGCTCGGCAAATCCGGCGGACCTTGCCGGAGGTATCTGGGAAGCTTTAATTACGACCGCATTCGGATTGATTGTGGGCATTCCCGCCTTGGCGTTTTACAATTATTTCGTAAGCGCAATAAGCAAACTGGTTATGGATATAGAACTGGTAACTACAGACGTCATCGATATTCTCGAAGATTCGGGTAAAGGCGCAATTGATGACGACGAGGAAATTAATATCTGAGGTTGAATATGAAATTTGAAACCAACAATAAACCTTTGAGCATTTTTGCATATTCCTCTCTAACGGATATAGTAATGCTCTTACTTATATTTTTCCTGCTTACGTCTCAATTCGTTATTCAAACGGGAGTGAAGATCAAATTACCTTCTGCAAAGAATAACGAACAGGTCGCTCCGGCAAAATTAATCGTTACAATTACGGAAGGAAATCAGAGCTTTTTGGGGGACGAAGAAATTTCGATAGAGAGAATTGCAGGCCGTCTCGATATGCTGAAAAGACAGACAAACGAAAGTAATCTCATAATAAGAGCCGATAAATCAGTCAATATCGATCTTATAATTAAAATAATCGATGCGGCTAAAGGCGTGGGCATCGATAAATTTACTATCGAGACAGAGAAAGCAGAGTATGAATGACAGGGTAAGGAAAAATTCTTATATAGCTTCCTTTTTGATACATGTCGTTATTATCGCTCTCTTTGCTTTTATTCATTTGCCTGTTAATTTCGAAGAGGAAGATTACGTAACCGTCGGGTTCGGTACGGGGACTTTTGCCGGCAGCAGAGGTCCCGTCACAAAAAACGAAGTAAAAGAAGAGCCCAAAAAACAAAAGGAAGAATCTAAAAAGGAAGAAAAAAAAGTTGAACTGCCAAAGACTAGCGCTGAAGATTCGGACAATATCGTAAAGAGAACGGATAAGAAGAAAGAAGAAACAAAGAAAGAAATTGACAATAATCGCGACGGTATCGAAGAAAATAAATTGAGCGGCACCGAAGCCATTGGCGAAGGGCTCGGAGGCTTCGGGTTTGAACTCGACTTCGGGGGAAAAGGAATCAGAAAAATTTACAGTTACATCCTGCCCGAATACCCCGAAGGAGTATCCAAAGAAATCGACGTTAAATTGAAATTTACCATTCTGCCCGACGGTACCGTGGGAAAAATTATTCCTCTTATTAAAGCGGACGCTAAACTCGAAATGGCGGCTATAAATTCTCTTCGTCAGTGGCGATTCGAGCCTCTCCCGCCAAATGCAAAACAAACCGAACAGACTGCAATAATTACATTTCCGTACCGGCTTCAGTAGCCTTTTGACCGTAGTAAAACCGGTAAAAAAAGAACTCTGCGATACTCAATAAAATTAATGAAATCGTATCGGCGTTCAATTCCAGACTTATACCTTCGGAATCGAAGAATATTTTTACAATGCTGCTCGAGATCGACCAGCCGACTGTAAATAATATAATTATCAACGCCACGTTCAGGAAAGCCGAGCCGATCGATTCTTCCTGATATTTAAGTGCAAAAATATAAGCGATAAAAATTAAATGGAGCGCCATTAACAATGCTGCCGTCATTCTTCGCTGTTCCCGACTCTGTTGTTGATTATTTGAGCGCCGGCAAGTCCGCCTATAGCTCCGAACAATGTATTGACTACAAAATTATTAATTAGCACCGAAAAAGTATAAAGAAATGAGAATCCGTTTGTAACTATGTCGTTGCGCAGATTTTGAAACATGCTGATAATCTCCGCCCTAATGGCTTCGCTAACGGGAAAATCGTTTATCATTTTTTGAAATTCCGGAAACGAAGCTACGATGTCGTTACTGCGCGTAATGTATGTAATCAAAATGTCGAAGGCCGAACCGAAAATCGCTGCGAACACTCCCGTCATAACTCCGATTATAAAGCCTCTCGACGCCGAAATCCTGCCGGTATCATGAGTGGATTTTCTGTCGAGTATAAGCGCCATATAAGCGGCAAACGGAACAATTATGCAGCAGGTTAATCCTTTGGCAAGCGGAACTATCGAAAGGACTCCGGCTCCGAATCCGCTTACTATCGCTGGTAAATGTTTTTTCATTTATTTCTGTTCTTCTTATTTAACGAGCTGTAAAAATATAAAAATATTATCGAACCGAAAAGAAAACCCGTAAACGCAGCGGTAATCTTTGAAAATTCTTTTATGCCGAGTAATACCAGGAGCCAGTCGATTGCAATCGGAGCGGATAATAGATAGAACGGCAAATTGGATTTAAGAAAAATTTTCCCGTAAAAAACGACGGCTAACGAGGCGATTAAAACTCCCGCATAAATACCGCTGCATCGCGCGCATACCATCATCGAATGACCGTCGATTATTATTGTCCTTTCCGGATTTTGATGGCATACCACAGAAAATGCCTTTTTAATAAAAGGCGTCAAGTACAAATAATCGGGTAAATTATAAATCCAAAATTCCGATAATATTAGGAGAAACCAAATTGAAATGCAGAAAATCAATATTAATCGGTAGACTAATTTCACTCTATTTGCGTATGTTGTAGACGTAAATTGTTTTGGATGTGAGGACGTATAATTTACGGTTGAACAAAATCGAGTCGGTAATCGGTTCTTCAAGTTCCGGCGAGAATTTATTTAAGGGTAGATTCAGTAAATCCCTGTTGTTGTACGCATAAAAGACGTTCTTTGAAGTGTTAATTGTTAATCCGGTCGACGTGGAATTGAGGTTTACGGGCTCGAACTCGAAACTCTTTTTTGTTATGTTATTGCCCCAAAGGTCGTAAATAAACAAGTTCGGTGAATCGAGAACGAAAATTTTATTGTCGATAATCGAAAAAGCTTTCGGATTCTCGAGCGCGAAATCTCCGGCGAGCATTCCGCCTATTTCCAGAAGGAACTGACCGTCGGAAGTAAATTTGAGGAGACGGCTATTGTCCGAATCGATAAGAAATACGTCGCCCTGATCGGATACGCTTACTGCGACCGGATGCCTGAACGGCTCGGATGAATAAGTCGACAGCGTTGTGATGTAATTCAGGTCTTTGTCGAAAATTTGAATCCTGTCGTTATACTTATCGGCGACATAAACGTTCAAAAGCGTCGAAAATACGTCTGCCGGGAAATCGAATGTGTAATTATCCCAGCCGTAACCGCCAATTACTTTTATAACCGCTCCAACGGAGTCGATCTTTATCAATTCATTGGTGGAAATGTCGACTATGTAGATTGCTCCCGAAGGATCGATCGAAAATGCCTGAGCCGA comes from Melioribacter roseus P3M-2 and encodes:
- a CDS encoding TonB-dependent receptor, which gives rise to MKRIIFLLLIFSAALMAQEEQKSIELPDFVITGSQSIQIPKAEKVKPELIPIISKDFLLPNYSPELMPLLIESVPVRHIPGISADDYYIGRLNVGLGLYTYPIGELNLSAPFDNYLFGLDIWGKNIKEYTDYAYFNTSGVSLKNDFFVSPNSDFLPGTSVGLGGLYERFSYRYFGAATPDSLSENDLMNFNFSVRNKFIRKFNFDFDFNGRQFRHNNFDLNEKLFSGKAEMSVNFSLFSLGGGASIKRQMTDHTNINFRENFYSFTGFIKLYSLSDLIVTGGITYSSDEDNSSLYPFVALNYKIDEGLSAYAEYKPRVEFIDLYSLYKQNPYLKNNFIGNIFLKNKSAFKAGINYGITDILTAGVWTEYKASDNYYYFLDNEQTGFYNLFTENDVKTYSGGVELILKSQIPGYLNLKAGYYKIKNSAGMIIPFQPEIRFDATYMKEITNNFNIVLSYRFMKGAYTDLTNTDILPDYHNLSFKIEYKMFDNLYFWTDFQNILNKSNFVYPNYREKPFDLIGGATYRW
- a CDS encoding SPOR domain-containing protein encodes the protein MKEELENYDDTEFEEEMEDVRDEDILKSPRPVSENLFEKLETTIKEELQEERISTKYEFVEQNEEKHFNASTRSTYEEEQKIEDEGKTGYFKYGIIGLFILIMFVGVIYLFFNGGEKTEPEINAGQQNASVAQEHNNSEIASLAEEQNENLIENIPPVIEDDFPRVAKLEDKTNKSASSTPGQTVNNAGLYINPANDIRVFKTIFTDGSKYYVQASSWRNETKAINEVSNWKRKGYNAYIMKVNIPEKGGLWFRVRVGPFGSESEARKFYEQNF
- a CDS encoding MotA/TolQ/ExbB proton channel family protein; translation: MDLLSIFLKGGWIMYLILACSLIAVAIIIEKFIVLKKAKVNVAAFLVRIRTLLKKKDIDGAIALCIAERTPVSNIVKKGLKKYRHGHQRVVEAIESAGRQEIAKLEKGLPILASISGIAPLLGFLGTVTGMITAFMKIQELQGSANPADLAGGIWEALITTAFGLIVGIPALAFYNYFVSAISKLVMDIELVTTDVIDILEDSGKGAIDDDEEINI
- a CDS encoding ExbD/TolR family protein, yielding MKFETNNKPLSIFAYSSLTDIVMLLLIFFLLTSQFVIQTGVKIKLPSAKNNEQVAPAKLIVTITEGNQSFLGDEEISIERIAGRLDMLKRQTNESNLIIRADKSVNIDLIIKIIDAAKGVGIDKFTIETEKAEYE
- a CDS encoding energy transducer TonB, whose product is MNDRVRKNSYIASFLIHVVIIALFAFIHLPVNFEEEDYVTVGFGTGTFAGSRGPVTKNEVKEEPKKQKEESKKEEKKVELPKTSAEDSDNIVKRTDKKKEETKKEIDNNRDGIEENKLSGTEAIGEGLGGFGFELDFGGKGIRKIYSYILPEYPEGVSKEIDVKLKFTILPDGTVGKIIPLIKADAKLEMAAINSLRQWRFEPLPPNAKQTEQTAIITFPYRLQ
- a CDS encoding DUF4199 family protein; the protein is MKKHLPAIVSGFGAGVLSIVPLAKGLTCCIIVPFAAYMALILDRKSTHDTGRISASRGFIIGVMTGVFAAIFGSAFDILITYITRSNDIVASFPEFQKMINDFPVSEAIRAEIISMFQNLRNDIVTNGFSFLYTFSVLINNFVVNTLFGAIGGLAGAQIINNRVGNSEE
- a CDS encoding DUF2085 domain-containing protein, with the protein product MVCHQNPERTIIIDGHSMMVCARCSGIYAGVLIASLAVVFYGKIFLKSNLPFYLLSAPIAIDWLLVLLGIKEFSKITAAFTGFLFGSIIFLYFYSSLNKKNRNK
- a CDS encoding NHL repeat-containing protein, coding for MSFLLFIFTSTKAQNPVFSHTIGDFTSAQAFSIDPSGAIYIVDISTNELIKIDSVGAVIKVIGGYGWDNYTFDFPADVFSTLLNVYVADKYNDRIQIFDKDLNYITTLSTYSSEPFRHPVAVSVSDQGDVFLIDSDNSRLLKFTSDGQFLLEIGGMLAGDFALENPKAFSIIDNKIFVLDSPNLFIYDLWGNNITKKSFEFEPVNLNSTSTGLTINTSKNVFYAYNNRDLLNLPLNKFSPELEEPITDSILFNRKLYVLTSKTIYVYNIRK